One Tunturibacter gelidoferens genomic region harbors:
- a CDS encoding c-type cytochrome, producing MNIFIRISFCVLLLSAVQTFSQAESTNAPAEAQQQTKGNAVHGAKQRDGQQVFEQNCSRCHNAPQGFSPRISGTVTKHMRVRAGLSSDDEKAILRFLNP from the coding sequence ACGAATTTCCTTCTGTGTTCTCTTGTTATCTGCGGTGCAGACGTTCTCGCAGGCGGAAAGTACTAACGCACCCGCCGAGGCTCAGCAACAAACAAAGGGCAACGCGGTGCATGGCGCAAAGCAACGAGACGGACAGCAGGTGTTTGAGCAAAACTGTTCGCGTTGCCACAACGCTCCACAAGGCTTTTCGCCTCGGATTTCTGGGACAGTTACAAAACACATGCGCGTGCGCGCGGGACTGAGTAGTGATGATGAAAAGGCTATCTTGCGTTTTCTGAACCCGTAA
- a CDS encoding lipocalin-like domain-containing protein — protein MIARVLSLIATVIFAISSVHAQTPAANSFVGTWKLIAADKLLPDGTRVADYGTQPHGLAIFTADGHFMVEVFRDVRVKFASNDRAKGTPEEYKDASLSASCSFGTYSVDPASSKVTMKIDRSTFPNYDDTTQVRAYELKGDILSWKVPARPDGSIPITVLRRIAVQ, from the coding sequence ATGATCGCTCGCGTCCTTTCGCTCATTGCTACCGTGATATTCGCTATCTCCTCCGTGCATGCCCAGACGCCTGCCGCGAACTCGTTTGTCGGCACATGGAAGCTCATCGCTGCGGACAAACTCCTCCCGGACGGCACCCGAGTCGCCGATTATGGAACTCAGCCGCACGGCTTGGCCATCTTTACTGCCGACGGCCACTTCATGGTTGAAGTCTTCCGGGATGTGCGCGTGAAGTTCGCCAGCAATGACCGGGCCAAGGGCACACCCGAGGAGTACAAAGATGCGTCTCTGAGCGCCAGCTGCTCGTTCGGCACCTATAGCGTCGACCCGGCATCCAGCAAAGTCACCATGAAGATTGATCGCTCAACTTTTCCGAACTATGACGACACCACTCAAGTGCGCGCCTATGAACTTAAGGGCGACATTCTCAGCTGGAAAGTCCCCGCCCGCCCCGACGGTTCTATCCCGATCACCGTCCTCCGCCGTATCGCTGTTCAGTAG
- a CDS encoding DNA polymerase Y family protein, translated as MDLLYGDAEQLANKLRQSVMAAGFLVNIAVAENFHAAVSLACGRLGVSVVPPGGEAHALGRLPITALQLTPETEGTFAVWGIRTCSELAALSETDLIARFGQTGKKFHALACGTWPHLLFPMEPSFDASLIERMELDFPVEELERLLFLLSRMTTTLLERVRSKARSIAALRIVLHLDAKSQHERTVRPALPLQDTPTLLKLIQLDLETHPPSAAIVGLELHAQSATPYRAQNGLFLPQAPEPGRLEVMLARMRKLLGDKRVGSPELTDDHRPNAFRMVPFEPLPPQRNERLLSSIPIALRVFRPPQMVGVTLTNHTPMRIFWAGTGYVVRQAAGPVRVSGQWWSETHWCREEWDVRLENGSVERLCRIAYDPRSRCWYVQGTYD; from the coding sequence ATGGATCTCCTGTACGGGGATGCCGAACAACTCGCAAACAAATTGCGACAGAGCGTCATGGCGGCGGGATTTCTTGTCAATATCGCCGTTGCTGAAAATTTCCATGCTGCTGTGTCTCTTGCATGTGGCAGACTCGGTGTCTCGGTTGTGCCACCCGGCGGCGAGGCACACGCCCTTGGTCGACTGCCTATCACTGCGCTGCAACTAACTCCAGAGACTGAAGGGACCTTTGCGGTCTGGGGCATCCGCACGTGTTCAGAACTAGCGGCGCTATCTGAGACAGACCTGATTGCGCGTTTCGGACAAACTGGAAAGAAGTTTCATGCTCTTGCTTGCGGCACATGGCCGCACCTGCTGTTCCCCATGGAACCGAGCTTCGACGCCAGCCTGATCGAACGTATGGAGTTGGACTTTCCGGTAGAGGAGCTGGAGCGTCTGCTCTTCCTGCTCTCTCGCATGACGACAACACTGCTGGAGCGGGTTCGTAGTAAAGCGCGGTCTATCGCTGCACTCCGCATCGTACTTCATCTCGATGCCAAGTCACAGCATGAGCGAACTGTGCGTCCAGCTTTACCGTTGCAGGATACGCCGACATTGCTCAAGCTCATTCAACTCGATTTGGAGACGCATCCTCCAAGTGCGGCGATTGTGGGATTGGAGTTGCATGCACAGTCTGCCACGCCATATCGAGCGCAGAATGGCCTCTTTCTCCCGCAAGCGCCGGAGCCGGGACGGCTTGAAGTGATGCTCGCACGAATGCGGAAACTGCTGGGCGACAAACGTGTCGGCTCGCCTGAGTTGACTGACGATCATCGACCGAACGCTTTTCGCATGGTGCCTTTTGAGCCGCTGCCACCACAACGGAACGAGAGACTATTGTCCTCGATACCTATCGCTCTGCGCGTCTTCCGTCCACCACAAATGGTCGGCGTTACACTCACGAACCATACACCCATGCGGATCTTTTGGGCCGGAACGGGATATGTTGTCCGGCAGGCGGCCGGTCCAGTCAGGGTAAGCGGACAGTGGTGGTCTGAGACGCACTGGTGCCGCGAAGAGTGGGATGTCCGACTGGAGAACGGAAGTGTGGAACGGCTTTGCCGCATCGCCTACGATCCGCGTTCTCGCTGCTGGTATGTGCAGGGGACATATGACTGA
- a CDS encoding ATPase domain-containing protein yields the protein MAAAHAIRLQIETKLAQRVPAALTLKIKHAPEMFATGITAVDEILGGGIPRGCITEVSGAASTGKTSFALSTIASITQLGNACAWVDVSDALSPEAAAAAGVELRRLLWLRMSAERGKKVVDKPWSRLEQALKATDLLLQTGGFGAIVLDMSDVMAQHARRIPLATWYRFRLAVEQARTSLIFLTQSPCASSCASLALRCEPGDAVPFSSNGETPLFERQQYQLVRERNRNEATPFMQRKPVQRVSWPAETLWSRVR from the coding sequence ATGGCCGCCGCCCATGCAATCCGTCTTCAGATCGAAACCAAGCTGGCTCAGCGGGTGCCCGCTGCGCTGACGCTCAAGATCAAACATGCTCCGGAGATGTTCGCCACCGGTATCACTGCAGTAGATGAGATCCTGGGCGGCGGTATTCCGCGAGGCTGCATCACTGAGGTCAGCGGAGCAGCCTCGACGGGGAAGACTTCCTTTGCTCTGTCGACGATCGCTTCCATCACGCAACTCGGCAACGCCTGTGCGTGGGTGGATGTGAGTGATGCGCTCTCCCCGGAAGCTGCCGCTGCGGCGGGCGTGGAGCTGAGGCGTTTGCTCTGGCTCCGTATGTCTGCCGAGCGTGGAAAGAAAGTGGTAGACAAGCCCTGGTCGCGGCTGGAGCAAGCCTTGAAAGCGACTGATCTGCTACTGCAAACGGGAGGCTTTGGGGCCATCGTGCTGGATATGAGCGATGTGATGGCTCAACACGCGAGACGCATTCCGTTAGCGACCTGGTATCGCTTCCGGCTGGCCGTAGAGCAGGCACGCACCTCGTTGATCTTTCTCACGCAGTCGCCTTGCGCCAGTAGCTGCGCGTCGTTGGCGCTCCGTTGCGAGCCAGGGGATGCGGTGCCATTCAGCAGCAATGGCGAAACGCCGCTGTTTGAACGGCAACAGTACCAACTAGTACGTGAGCGCAACCGCAATGAAGCCACCCCTTTTATGCAGCGGAAGCCTGTGCAACGGGTGAGTTGGCCGGCAGAGACACTTTGGTCAAGGGTGCGATGA
- a CDS encoding putative sugar O-methyltransferase, which produces MLKLKHLRHPFQTATAAKSLLGARLSMWRFANHGAHRFKDDDRYDLQNVTEGFKSRIDDSSDDDALLERICTAYIRAVKQQKFAPSAYQATEWWKQVRHRNLGPVIQALLTNDTSTLRGMYQNFFRNPCSAGLLGAPFGMSKAYFGGNIKDVYRKFYLSHVLYRFDYWNAQTDGRFTLHHLAGPGIGNPFGVLIHGTHINVGAEYAHYCAHRIDSMLAPESGTIAEIGGGFGGMAYYLLRDRANLTYVDFDVPESIALISYYLIKAFPKLKFLLYGEDKLTKKAITQADAVLLPMFDLENMPAESVDITFSSHAMSDISPGAMDEYLKHIDRMTKNCFFYIGKQQTSESISGILGRKKDSFKLSDTRTSGWHSHKVSGAGVGGASGMAASTMLEQSYTRIAKPTR; this is translated from the coding sequence ATGCTAAAGCTCAAACACCTGCGCCATCCTTTTCAGACGGCGACTGCTGCGAAGAGTCTACTCGGGGCACGCCTAAGCATGTGGAGGTTCGCAAATCACGGCGCCCATCGTTTTAAGGACGATGATCGCTACGATCTCCAAAATGTGACGGAGGGGTTCAAATCCCGCATCGATGATTCAAGCGATGATGATGCGTTGCTGGAAAGAATATGCACGGCATACATCAGAGCCGTAAAGCAGCAGAAGTTTGCGCCAAGCGCATACCAGGCTACGGAATGGTGGAAGCAGGTACGACACAGAAATCTGGGACCTGTAATCCAGGCGCTGCTCACCAACGACACTAGCACGCTCCGAGGAATGTACCAGAATTTTTTCCGTAATCCTTGTTCAGCGGGTTTGCTAGGAGCACCTTTTGGTATGTCGAAGGCATATTTCGGCGGGAATATCAAAGATGTCTATAGGAAATTTTATCTAAGTCACGTTCTATACCGATTTGACTATTGGAATGCGCAGACAGATGGCCGCTTCACATTGCATCACCTGGCAGGTCCAGGTATAGGAAATCCATTTGGCGTGCTAATCCACGGGACACACATAAATGTAGGTGCGGAGTATGCACATTACTGTGCGCATAGGATCGACAGCATGCTAGCCCCAGAGTCTGGCACCATTGCCGAAATAGGAGGTGGGTTTGGTGGGATGGCTTACTATCTGCTGCGCGACCGGGCGAACCTAACTTACGTTGATTTCGATGTTCCGGAGAGCATTGCGTTAATCTCGTACTACCTGATCAAAGCTTTTCCAAAGTTGAAGTTTCTGCTTTATGGCGAGGACAAGCTGACAAAGAAAGCGATCACTCAGGCGGACGCGGTGCTATTGCCCATGTTCGACTTAGAAAACATGCCAGCAGAAAGTGTTGACATTACTTTTAGCTCCCATGCAATGTCGGACATATCGCCAGGCGCGATGGATGAGTATCTGAAACATATCGATCGGATGACAAAAAATTGTTTCTTTTATATAGGCAAGCAACAAACGAGCGAGTCTATATCTGGCATTCTCGGTCGAAAAAAGGATTCGTTCAAGTTGTCAGATACTCGAACGTCCGGATGGCACAGTCATAAGGTATCGGGTGCCGGAGTAGGGGGCGCTTCGGGCATGGCAGCGTCAACGATGTTGGAGCAGAGTTACACACGAATTGCTAAACCTACTCGCTAA
- a CDS encoding HAD family hydrolase, with protein sequence MVEAVLSDIDGTLVESNWLHAAAWRDAFTVIDIPLDIETLRKQIGKGGDQLIPVFVPWWKRPMVEEPLKTYRSFLFHQDYFHQVTPFPHVRDLFLRFKQAGIRTALASSSAKADLDTYMKIANISDLVDETTSADDAERSKPHPDIFSATLHKLHAKPTSVLALGDTPYDAESAGKAGIRTIGVTTGGWSRQELLDAGCIEVYQDVAELLERFDQSALIHYGR encoded by the coding sequence ATGGTAGAAGCCGTCCTATCCGACATCGACGGAACCCTCGTCGAAAGCAACTGGCTCCACGCCGCCGCATGGAGAGACGCCTTCACCGTCATCGACATCCCCCTCGACATCGAAACCCTCCGCAAACAGATCGGCAAAGGCGGCGACCAGCTCATCCCCGTCTTCGTCCCCTGGTGGAAACGCCCCATGGTCGAGGAGCCCCTCAAAACCTACCGCAGCTTCCTCTTCCATCAGGACTACTTCCACCAGGTCACACCCTTCCCCCACGTCCGCGACCTCTTCCTCCGCTTCAAACAGGCCGGAATCCGCACCGCCCTCGCCTCCTCCTCTGCCAAAGCCGACCTCGACACCTACATGAAGATCGCCAACATCTCCGACCTCGTCGACGAGACCACCTCAGCCGACGACGCCGAACGCTCCAAGCCCCACCCCGACATCTTCTCCGCCACCCTCCACAAGCTCCACGCCAAACCCACCAGCGTCCTCGCCCTCGGCGACACCCCCTACGACGCCGAGTCCGCCGGCAAAGCAGGCATCCGCACCATCGGTGTCACCACCGGCGGCTGGTCCCGCCAGGAACTCCTCGACGCCGGTTGCATCGAGGTCTACCAGGACGTAGCCGAACTCCTCGAACGCTTCGACCAAAGCGCCCTCATCCACTATGGCCGGTAG
- a CDS encoding DUF2127 domain-containing protein — protein MKRQDSGLLRLIAVFKLVKALTLIVVGIGALRLIHTNNAADTITRFAGKFSFNPGARYLDHFLAKIANLPPRDFRDVGIGSFVYAALFLTEGVGLWLAKRWAEWFTAIITGSLIPLEIFEIHRHPTVAKVIVLLLNIAIVAYLIVRIRRDSRA, from the coding sequence ATGAAAAGACAAGACAGTGGGCTCCTCCGCCTGATCGCCGTCTTCAAGCTAGTAAAGGCGCTAACTCTTATAGTGGTGGGCATTGGCGCGCTACGCTTGATTCACACGAATAACGCTGCTGACACAATCACTCGATTCGCTGGAAAATTCAGCTTCAACCCGGGAGCCCGCTACCTGGATCATTTCCTCGCCAAGATAGCGAACCTTCCTCCCAGGGATTTCAGGGACGTGGGTATCGGCAGCTTCGTCTACGCCGCGCTATTTCTAACCGAAGGGGTTGGTCTGTGGCTCGCGAAACGCTGGGCCGAGTGGTTCACCGCTATCATTACCGGCTCCCTGATTCCGTTGGAGATCTTTGAGATCCACCGGCATCCCACGGTCGCAAAGGTCATCGTGCTTCTCCTCAATATTGCAATCGTTGCCTATCTCATCGTGCGGATTCGCAGGGACAGTCGAGCATAA
- a CDS encoding glucoamylase family protein → MLRRSRSCYLSFAPHFAHQYGAVWVDYRGIYDATTRAAGFDYFENSRRATYAQRNYAIANPMGWDCYSKDIWGLSASDGPGDLVINFKGKPTQFYGYAAYGPKGMPDEEDHGTLAPTAAVASIPFAPEICIPAAWALRNFQGGRLYGKYGFFDSFNPSFRDTHVSLRSGSVDGRLGWVDNDYLSDNQGPILGMIANYKTGIIWNATRKVPNLVRGLKRAGFTGDWLNGT, encoded by the coding sequence TTGCTGCGTCGTTCACGCTCTTGCTACCTCTCCTTTGCGCCGCACTTCGCGCATCAATATGGGGCCGTGTGGGTTGACTATCGCGGCATCTATGATGCGACCACGCGCGCGGCCGGGTTTGACTATTTCGAGAATTCCCGCCGCGCCACGTATGCGCAGCGTAACTATGCCATTGCCAACCCCATGGGTTGGGATTGTTATTCAAAGGACATCTGGGGCCTCAGCGCCTCCGATGGACCAGGTGATCTAGTCATAAATTTCAAAGGCAAGCCGACGCAGTTTTATGGCTATGCGGCCTATGGGCCGAAGGGCATGCCCGACGAGGAAGACCATGGCACCCTTGCCCCCACCGCCGCGGTAGCCTCGATTCCCTTTGCACCCGAGATTTGCATCCCTGCGGCCTGGGCCTTACGCAATTTCCAAGGTGGGCGGCTTTATGGCAAGTACGGTTTTTTCGATTCGTTCAACCCTAGCTTCCGTGATACCCATGTCAGCCTTAGGTCAGGCAGCGTTGATGGGCGCTTAGGCTGGGTTGACAATGATTATCTCAGTGACAATCAGGGGCCGATTCTAGGCATGATCGCGAATTACAAAACAGGGATCATCTGGAACGCCACCCGCAAAGTGCCCAATCTGGTGCGCGGTTTGAAGCGAGCAGGCTTTACCGGCGATTGGTTGAATGGGACATAA
- a CDS encoding DUF2306 domain-containing protein: MTTETSTPTPPALRRKLKALLWVAMGGMTISVLLYSEVPLLRQVKERAYLGSIPFLIIPHVLAGITALLVGPLQFSSRVRRGNPKFHRALGRVYVCSVFIAAPLAVILSHHRHDSRAIHFVVANIVQAGTWVIATGAAFLTARNRHFHQHRDWMVRSYAVTFTFVGTRVLQPLPAWNRHSEAGFAIEIIMITFMAILIPDLAFHWSAFTRRRS, translated from the coding sequence ATGACAACAGAAACATCAACGCCTACCCCACCTGCGTTGCGCCGAAAGCTCAAAGCTCTTCTCTGGGTTGCGATGGGTGGGATGACAATATCGGTCCTTCTTTACAGCGAGGTACCGCTTCTGCGTCAGGTAAAGGAGCGGGCTTATCTAGGCTCGATCCCCTTCCTGATCATCCCACACGTTTTAGCGGGAATCACCGCGTTGCTAGTTGGTCCGCTTCAGTTTTCGAGCCGGGTACGGCGGGGTAACCCAAAATTTCATCGAGCCCTCGGCCGAGTCTACGTCTGCTCGGTCTTTATCGCGGCTCCGCTTGCCGTTATCCTATCCCACCACCGCCACGATTCCCGCGCGATCCACTTCGTTGTTGCGAATATCGTCCAGGCAGGAACCTGGGTCATCGCGACGGGGGCTGCTTTTCTGACGGCTCGCAACCGGCACTTTCACCAGCATCGCGATTGGATGGTCCGTTCCTATGCTGTAACCTTCACCTTTGTTGGTACCCGTGTCTTACAGCCTCTCCCAGCATGGAATCGTCACAGCGAAGCGGGATTTGCTATCGAGATAATCATGATCACCTTCATGGCCATCCTGATTCCGGATCTGGCCTTTCATTGGAGCGCCTTCACACGGCGCCGATCGTGA
- a CDS encoding LysR substrate-binding domain-containing protein: protein MLLRNLDLDILRTLITAHDLGGFAQAADRLGRTPAAISLQMKRLQEELGTPLFRKQGRVLKLTEAGQTALGYARRMLALNDDLLQTMQGATLAGTVRIGAPQDFAALLPDALRQFAALYPRTQIELRIEGNGAIIEALDKSQLDLALTIGFADRKDALLLGELPVLWIASRAFRIQDGSLPLAVLGPQCAFRKAAVQQLETAGIPHRIAATSPSLDGLWAALQGGLGITARTAMQLPAHLVANRSLHRLPTLPTLPVALHRRPNAANSALDAFHSLLGAATRGALAELTHPQRSHVLRKA from the coding sequence ATGCTTCTGCGTAACCTCGATCTCGACATTCTACGGACACTCATCACGGCCCATGATCTAGGCGGCTTCGCGCAGGCGGCAGACCGTCTGGGGCGGACACCAGCCGCGATCAGTCTGCAGATGAAGCGCCTGCAAGAGGAACTAGGAACACCGCTCTTTCGCAAGCAGGGCCGGGTTCTGAAGCTGACAGAAGCCGGACAGACCGCCCTCGGATACGCTCGGCGCATGCTTGCCCTGAACGATGACCTGTTGCAAACCATGCAGGGCGCGACGCTAGCCGGCACCGTTCGCATTGGTGCTCCGCAGGATTTCGCGGCGCTGCTGCCTGATGCTTTGCGGCAGTTCGCAGCCCTTTATCCACGAACTCAAATAGAGCTGCGTATTGAGGGTAACGGCGCTATCATCGAAGCCCTTGACAAGAGTCAGCTTGATCTCGCGCTGACAATTGGATTCGCGGATCGGAAGGACGCTCTGCTGCTGGGCGAACTGCCTGTGCTCTGGATCGCGAGCCGAGCTTTCCGCATACAAGATGGTTCTCTCCCACTTGCTGTACTTGGCCCTCAATGCGCCTTCCGCAAGGCCGCGGTACAGCAGCTCGAAACCGCCGGAATCCCGCATCGTATCGCGGCCACCAGCCCAAGCCTGGACGGCCTATGGGCCGCGCTTCAAGGAGGGCTTGGCATTACCGCGCGCACCGCTATGCAACTGCCAGCTCATCTAGTGGCGAATAGGTCGCTGCATCGCCTGCCTACCCTTCCAACTCTTCCCGTGGCACTGCACCGTCGCCCGAACGCCGCTAACTCTGCTCTTGATGCTTTCCATTCTTTGCTTGGCGCGGCCACACGAGGCGCTCTGGCCGAACTCACGCACCCGCAACGCTCCCACGTATTGCGGAAAGCGTAA
- a CDS encoding tetratricopeptide repeat protein: MRTELTQIDPNLVTEQVERILKSKVFEAATRSQAFLRYVVEKSLANSPPKEYAIAVDVFERGTEYDPTVDSTVRVEAGRLRSRLREYYAGEGQGDPLHIEMPKGSYAAVFTVRDTEKGLHRQLQPGLADPQAAKGAAETEAEAKAAIAPTAEAGSGHLKMRVGMLACLLTLVVVVASWLLQKRVREVRPIRSIAVLPLQNLSGDPKQEYFADGMTDELITELARIPNLRVVSRISVMRDKGSGKSLRQIAQELGVDAIIEGSVVRADDRVRITTQLIDARDDKHLWAQSFEGHLSDVLSLQDDVAREIAYQTKTALTSSVQSQLASPKHINPEAHDAYLRGRFFVERRDGKTAASYFRKAISLNPEYAAAHAGLAEALITMHEAGGAPVNEVMPDAIAAAKRAIELDPNDGEGYTALGTIDTVFLWDWDAAERNLRRGIELSSNSALAEIRYAIYLTVRARSEEAIAHMRKAVELAVIFRESVPREHALFRPALRRSARGASARQ, from the coding sequence ATGCGTACAGAGCTAACGCAAATCGATCCAAACCTGGTTACGGAACAGGTCGAACGCATTCTCAAGTCAAAGGTCTTCGAGGCTGCAACCCGCAGCCAGGCCTTTCTTCGGTATGTTGTCGAGAAGTCGTTGGCGAATTCGCCGCCCAAAGAGTACGCCATTGCAGTCGATGTCTTTGAGCGAGGGACCGAGTATGACCCGACGGTTGATTCAACGGTCAGAGTAGAAGCAGGTCGTTTGCGCAGTCGTCTTCGCGAATACTATGCAGGGGAGGGCCAAGGCGACCCCCTCCACATCGAGATGCCCAAGGGGAGCTATGCAGCCGTCTTTACGGTGCGCGATACAGAGAAGGGACTACACCGACAGCTCCAACCGGGCCTAGCGGATCCGCAAGCGGCGAAAGGCGCAGCCGAAACGGAAGCTGAGGCAAAGGCCGCGATTGCCCCGACGGCGGAAGCTGGAAGTGGACACCTCAAAATGCGGGTGGGGATGCTGGCGTGCTTGCTGACGCTAGTAGTTGTTGTTGCCAGCTGGCTTCTCCAAAAGCGTGTCAGAGAGGTTAGACCGATCCGGTCCATCGCCGTCCTTCCGCTGCAAAACCTGTCGGGCGACCCGAAGCAGGAGTATTTTGCCGACGGGATGACCGACGAACTGATCACAGAGCTGGCGCGGATTCCGAATTTGCGTGTGGTCTCGCGAATTTCAGTGATGCGAGACAAGGGAAGCGGAAAATCGTTGCGGCAGATTGCTCAAGAGCTTGGTGTCGACGCGATCATTGAAGGCTCGGTGGTTCGCGCGGACGACCGCGTTCGGATCACAACGCAACTTATCGACGCACGGGATGATAAACACCTGTGGGCGCAGAGCTTCGAGGGGCACCTGAGCGACGTTCTGTCACTGCAAGATGATGTCGCCCGCGAGATCGCATATCAGACGAAGACTGCCCTGACTTCGTCGGTCCAGAGTCAGCTAGCGAGCCCGAAGCATATCAATCCCGAAGCTCATGATGCTTATCTACGCGGGCGGTTCTTCGTCGAAAGGCGGGACGGTAAGACAGCGGCATCTTATTTTCGCAAGGCCATTTCGCTCAATCCGGAATATGCCGCAGCACATGCAGGACTTGCGGAAGCACTTATCACGATGCACGAGGCAGGCGGAGCTCCAGTGAACGAGGTGATGCCGGATGCAATCGCCGCCGCGAAACGAGCAATCGAGTTGGATCCGAACGATGGGGAAGGCTACACGGCGTTAGGGACGATCGACACAGTCTTCCTGTGGGACTGGGACGCGGCAGAACGGAACCTTCGCCGCGGGATCGAGCTCAGCTCAAACAGCGCTCTTGCCGAGATCCGCTATGCAATTTATTTGACTGTGCGAGCTCGCAGTGAGGAGGCCATTGCCCATATGCGAAAGGCGGTAGAGTTGGCTGTCATTTTTCGCGAATCGGTACCTAGGGAACACGCTCTATTTCGGCCGGCACTACGACGAAGCGCTCGCGGCGCTAGTGCACGCCAGTGA